A genomic window from Passer domesticus isolate bPasDom1 chromosome Z, bPasDom1.hap1, whole genome shotgun sequence includes:
- the LOC135289663 gene encoding gastrin-releasing peptide-like has product MRGGRPAALPLLALALLTAQGGAAPLQPGGTPALTKIYPRGSHWAVGHLMGKKSTGDFPYGFEEESKTPFSALPDNIKQLEEYLQWEEISKYLLRLLERNENKSGHFSKGGLPWYTRNTWETDDNSSWKHMMDYLLQVVNMKESTPS; this is encoded by the exons ATGCGCGGCGGGCGGCCCGCGGCGCTGCCgctgctggcgctggcgctgctgacGGCGCAGGGCGGAGCGGCGCCGCTGCAGCCCGGCGGGACCCCCGCGCTCACCAAGATCTACCCCCGCGGCAGCCACTGGGCTGTGG GACatttaatggggaaaaaaagcactgGAGATTTTCCTTACGGTTTTGAAGAAGAAAGCAAGACACCATTTTCAGCATTACCTGACAATATCAAGCAGCTGGAAGAGTATCTGCAGTGGGaagaaatctcaaaatattTGCTAAGGCTGCTagaaaggaatgaaaataaaagtggtCACTTTTCAAAAGGAGGGCTCCCCTGGTATACCAGGAACACCTGGGAGACAGATGACAATAGCAGTTGGAAACAT aTGATGGACTATCTGCTTCAAGTTGTGAATATGAAAGAGAGCACTCCAAGCTGA
- the LOC135289662 gene encoding signal peptidase complex catalytic subunit SEC11C isoform X1 has translation MVHLAAEAPCVSAGRRGRKLQIPESSAGAAATAGAARGARAVLAGAAMDLFGDLRRMNKRQLYYQVLNFAMIVSSALMIWKGLIVVTGSESPIVVVLSGSMEPAFHRGDLLFLTNFHDDPIRAGEIVVFKVEGRDIPIVHRVIKVHEKGNGNIKFLTKGDNNEVDDRGLYKEGQNWLEKKDVVGRARGFLPYVGMVTIIMNDYPKFKYALLAVMGAYVLLKRES, from the exons ATGGTTCACCTGGCCGCAGAGGCCCCCTGTGTGTCAGCAGGGCGGAGAGGAAGAAAACTACAGATCCCAGAGAGCAGCGCGGGTGCCGCTGCCACCGCGGGCGCcgcgcggggggcgcgggcggTGCTGGCCGGGGCCGCCATGGATCTGTTCGGGGACCTGCGGCGCATGAACAAGCGGCAG CTGTATTACCAAGTCTTAAATTTTGCTATGATTGTGTCTTCTGCCCTGATGATCTGGAAAGGGCTGATCGTGGTGACTGGCAGTGAGAGCCCCATTGTTGTGGTGCTCAG TGGCAGCATGGAGCCAGCTTTTCACAGGGGAGACCTGCTGTTTCTAACAAATTTCCATGATGACCCAATCAGAGCTGGTGAAATAGTTGTTTTTAAAGTTGAAGGCAGAGACATTCCAATAGTTCACAGAGTTATCAAAGTACATGAAAA AGGAAATGGGAACATCAAATTTCTGACTAAAGGGGATAATAATGAAGTTGATGATAGAGGCTTGTACAAAGAAGGTCAGAACTGGTTAGAGAAGAAAGATGTTGTTGGAAGAGCAAGAGG GTTTTTGCCCTATGTAGGAATGGTAACTATAATAATGAATGACTACCCAAAATTTAAG TATGCTCTGCTGGCAGTGATGGGAGCCTATGTACTGCTCAAGCGGGAATCCTAA
- the LOC135289662 gene encoding signal peptidase complex catalytic subunit SEC11C isoform X2, with the protein MVHLAAEAPCVSAGRRGRKLQIPESSAGAAATAGAARGARAVLAGAAMDLFGDLRRMNKRQLYYQVLNFAMIVSSALMIWKGLIVVTGSESPIVVVLRGNGNIKFLTKGDNNEVDDRGLYKEGQNWLEKKDVVGRARGFLPYVGMVTIIMNDYPKFKYALLAVMGAYVLLKRES; encoded by the exons ATGGTTCACCTGGCCGCAGAGGCCCCCTGTGTGTCAGCAGGGCGGAGAGGAAGAAAACTACAGATCCCAGAGAGCAGCGCGGGTGCCGCTGCCACCGCGGGCGCcgcgcggggggcgcgggcggTGCTGGCCGGGGCCGCCATGGATCTGTTCGGGGACCTGCGGCGCATGAACAAGCGGCAG CTGTATTACCAAGTCTTAAATTTTGCTATGATTGTGTCTTCTGCCCTGATGATCTGGAAAGGGCTGATCGTGGTGACTGGCAGTGAGAGCCCCATTGTTGTGGTGCTCAG AGGAAATGGGAACATCAAATTTCTGACTAAAGGGGATAATAATGAAGTTGATGATAGAGGCTTGTACAAAGAAGGTCAGAACTGGTTAGAGAAGAAAGATGTTGTTGGAAGAGCAAGAGG GTTTTTGCCCTATGTAGGAATGGTAACTATAATAATGAATGACTACCCAAAATTTAAG TATGCTCTGCTGGCAGTGATGGGAGCCTATGTACTGCTCAAGCGGGAATCCTAA